The proteins below come from a single Fusobacterium nucleatum genomic window:
- the glmL gene encoding methylaspartate mutase accessory protein GlmL: MSTSIYLTIDFGSTYTKLTAIDLDKGEIISTSRAMTTVKTDVLVGFNEAFEELKKDLDRKLKNYEIVKKVACSSAAGGLKIIAIGLVPELTTEAAKKAALSSGARVIKTYAFNLTDKDIKEISNLPYDMLLLTGGTNGGNREYILNNAKILAENNIEKPIVVAGNEEVSEQIIKIFKNNNIECYKSENVMPVVNKINVLPVKEVIREVFMRNIVKAKGMENVQKIVGDIIMPTPTAVMKAAEIFSKDNNNTIVIDIGGATTDVHSIGKGLPKTNDIQLKGMEEPYSKRTVEGDLGMRYSALALYEAASLNKIREYLGSKDSKINIRENFKFRHESPNFVAETEDDIIFDEMMAMLCTEIAMNRHVGTLESIFSPMGTLFVQNGKDLTDVKYVIGTGGIINNSKNPRKILDLTLFNEENPLLLKPKYPKFLVDKTYIMSAMGLLANDYPDIAYQIMEKHLIEI, translated from the coding sequence ATGAGTACCAGTATTTATCTTACAATAGATTTTGGGAGTACATATACAAAATTGACTGCAATAGATTTAGATAAAGGAGAAATAATTTCAACATCAAGAGCAATGACAACTGTTAAAACAGATGTTCTAGTTGGTTTTAATGAAGCATTTGAAGAACTAAAAAAAGATTTAGATAGAAAATTAAAAAATTATGAAATTGTTAAAAAAGTTGCTTGTTCTTCAGCAGCAGGTGGTTTAAAGATAATTGCTATTGGCTTAGTTCCAGAATTAACAACAGAAGCAGCTAAAAAAGCTGCATTGAGTTCAGGTGCAAGAGTTATTAAAACTTATGCTTTTAATTTAACTGATAAAGATATAAAAGAAATCTCTAATCTACCTTATGATATGTTACTTCTAACAGGTGGAACCAATGGAGGAAATAGAGAGTATATTTTAAATAATGCTAAAATTTTAGCTGAAAATAATATAGAAAAACCTATTGTTGTTGCTGGAAATGAGGAAGTTTCAGAACAAATTATTAAAATTTTTAAAAATAATAATATTGAATGTTATAAAAGTGAAAATGTGATGCCTGTTGTAAATAAAATAAATGTTCTTCCTGTTAAAGAAGTTATAAGGGAAGTATTTATGAGAAATATTGTAAAAGCTAAGGGTATGGAAAATGTCCAAAAAATTGTTGGAGATATAATTATGCCTACCCCAACAGCTGTTATGAAAGCTGCTGAAATTTTTTCAAAGGATAATAACAATACTATTGTAATTGATATAGGTGGTGCTACAACTGATGTTCATTCCATTGGAAAAGGATTACCAAAGACTAATGACATTCAATTAAAAGGGATGGAAGAACCTTATTCTAAAAGAACAGTTGAAGGTGATTTAGGAATGAGATATTCTGCCCTAGCTCTTTATGAAGCTGCTAGTTTAAATAAAATTAGAGAATATTTAGGAAGTAAGGATTCTAAAATAAATATAAGAGAAAATTTTAAATTTAGACATGAAAGTCCTAATTTTGTAGCTGAAACAGAAGATGATATAATTTTTGATGAAATGATGGCAATGTTATGTACTGAAATAGCTATGAATAGGCATGTTGGTACTTTGGAGTCTATTTTTTCTCCTATGGGAACTTTATTTGTTCAAAATGGAAAAGATTTAACTGATGTTAAATATGTAATAGGAACTGGTGGAATTATAAATAATAGTAAAAATCCAAGAAAAATACTTGATTTAACATTATTTAATGAAGAGAATCCACTTCTTTTAAAACCAAAATATCCAAAGTTTTTAGTTGATAAGACTTATATTATGTCTGCTATGGGATTACTTGCTAATGACTATCCAGATATAGCTTATCAAATAATGGAAAAACATTTAATAGAAATATAA
- a CDS encoding 3-oxoacid CoA-transferase subunit B — translation MEMDKNLIREVIAKRVAQEFHDGYVVNLGIGLPTLVANYVGDMDVIFQSENGCIGVGPAPEKGKEDPYLVNAGAGFITAAKGAMFFDSAYSFGIIRGGHVDATVLGALEVDEKGNLANWMIPGKKVPGMGGAMDLVVGAKKVIVAMEHTSNGAIKILKECKLPLTAVGVVDLIITEKAVFEVTNKGLVLKEITPYSSLEDIKATTAADFALTDELKKQLNI, via the coding sequence ATGGAAATGGATAAAAATTTGATTAGAGAAGTTATTGCAAAAAGAGTTGCTCAAGAGTTTCATGATGGATATGTTGTAAATTTAGGAATAGGATTACCTACATTAGTTGCTAACTATGTGGGAGATATGGATGTTATTTTTCAAAGTGAAAATGGTTGTATAGGTGTAGGTCCAGCTCCTGAAAAAGGAAAAGAAGATCCTTATTTAGTAAATGCTGGAGCAGGTTTTATAACTGCTGCAAAAGGAGCTATGTTTTTTGATTCTGCTTATTCTTTTGGAATAATAAGAGGGGGACATGTTGATGCTACTGTTTTAGGAGCATTAGAAGTAGATGAAAAAGGAAATCTTGCTAACTGGATGATTCCTGGAAAGAAAGTTCCTGGAATGGGTGGGGCTATGGATTTAGTTGTTGGAGCTAAAAAAGTTATTGTTGCTATGGAACATACATCTAATGGGGCAATAAAAATATTAAAAGAATGTAAATTACCTTTAACAGCTGTTGGAGTTGTAGATTTAATAATAACAGAAAAAGCCGTTTTTGAAGTAACAAATAAAGGATTAGTTCTTAAAGAAATCACTCCTTATTCTTCATTAGAAGATATTAAAGCAACAACAGCAGCAGATTTTGCACTTACTGATGAATTAAAAAAACAATTAAATATTTAA
- a CDS encoding CoA transferase subunit A: MKQKIVSMEEAISHIKDGMTVHIGGFLACGTPESIITALVEKGVKDLTIVANDTGFVDKGIGRLVVNNQVKKVIASHIGTNPETGRRMQSGEMEVELSPQGTLAERVRAGGYGLGGILTPTGLGTIVQEGKQIINVDGKDYLLEKPIKADVALLFGTKVDELGNVICEKTTKNFNPLMATAADLVIVEALEVVPAGSLSPEHLDISRIFVDYIVKSK, from the coding sequence ATGAAACAAAAAATAGTTTCAATGGAAGAAGCAATATCTCACATTAAAGATGGAATGACTGTTCATATTGGAGGCTTTCTAGCTTGTGGAACACCAGAATCAATAATTACAGCTCTTGTAGAAAAGGGTGTAAAAGACTTAACAATAGTAGCCAATGATACAGGCTTTGTAGATAAAGGTATTGGAAGATTGGTAGTTAATAATCAAGTTAAAAAGGTAATAGCAAGTCATATAGGAACAAATCCAGAAACTGGAAGAAGAATGCAATCTGGTGAAATGGAAGTAGAACTATCTCCACAAGGAACTCTTGCTGAAAGAGTTAGAGCTGGAGGTTATGGATTAGGAGGAATTTTAACTCCAACTGGATTAGGGACTATTGTACAAGAAGGAAAACAAATAATAAATGTTGATGGAAAAGACTATTTATTAGAAAAACCTATTAAAGCAGATGTAGCATTGTTATTTGGTACAAAAGTTGATGAATTAGGAAATGTTATTTGTGAAAAAACAACTAAGAACTTTAACCCATTAATGGCAACAGCAGCAGATCTTGTTATAGTGGAAGCTCTTGAAGTTGTACCAGCAGGTTCATTGAGTCCAGAACATTTGGATATATCAAGAATATTCGTAGACTACATAGTTAAAAGTAAATAA
- a CDS encoding TIGR00366 family protein, producing the protein MESVKERKGLFKRFTSMCVRVMERWLPDPFIFCALLTFIVFIGAIFLTKATPLEVVGFWANGFWSLLAFSMQMALVLVTGHTLASSRLFKKMLETFASRIKGPKQAILIVSIVSGIACALNWGFGLVIGAIFAKEIAKKVKGVDYRLLIASAYTGFLVWHGGLSGSIPLQLASGGEGLAKQTAGAVTEAVPISQTLFSPMNIFIIVGLLIIVPLLNMAMFPSKDEVVEVDPKLLVEPKEVEISTSKMTPAERIENSRVVSILLSIMGFIYIGYYLMTKGFALNLNIVNFIFLFLGILLHGTPRRYLNALAEAVKGAGGILLQFPFYAGIMGIMVGMDADGMSLAKLMSNFFVNISTERTFPVFSFISAGVVNFFVPSGGGQWAVQAPIVMPAGQAIGVTAAKSAMAIAWGDAWTNMIQPFWALPALGIAGLGAKDIMGYCLIVTVVSGLFICTGFLLF; encoded by the coding sequence ATGGAAAGTGTTAAGGAAAGAAAAGGTTTATTTAAAAGATTTACCTCTATGTGTGTGCGTGTTATGGAAAGATGGCTTCCAGATCCATTTATATTTTGTGCTTTATTAACTTTTATAGTTTTTATAGGAGCTATATTTCTTACAAAAGCAACTCCTTTAGAAGTGGTTGGATTTTGGGCTAATGGTTTCTGGTCTTTACTTGCTTTTTCAATGCAAATGGCATTAGTTTTGGTTACAGGGCATACTTTAGCAAGTTCAAGATTGTTCAAAAAAATGCTAGAAACATTTGCTTCTAGAATAAAGGGACCTAAACAAGCAATACTTATTGTATCAATAGTTTCAGGAATAGCTTGTGCACTAAACTGGGGGTTTGGACTAGTAATTGGGGCTATTTTTGCCAAAGAAATTGCTAAAAAAGTAAAAGGAGTGGATTATAGACTTCTTATAGCTTCAGCTTATACAGGGTTCTTGGTGTGGCATGGAGGACTTTCAGGTTCTATTCCATTACAACTTGCAAGTGGTGGAGAAGGATTAGCAAAGCAAACAGCAGGTGCTGTAACAGAGGCTGTTCCAATAAGTCAAACATTATTTTCACCAATGAACATTTTTATAATTGTAGGACTTTTAATAATAGTACCTTTATTGAATATGGCAATGTTCCCAAGTAAAGATGAAGTTGTGGAAGTAGATCCAAAATTGTTAGTTGAACCAAAAGAAGTTGAAATAAGTACTTCAAAGATGACTCCAGCTGAAAGAATAGAAAATAGCAGAGTAGTTTCTATCTTACTTTCAATTATGGGATTCATATATATAGGATATTATTTAATGACAAAAGGATTTGCATTAAATCTTAACATAGTAAACTTTATATTCTTATTCTTAGGAATATTATTGCATGGAACTCCAAGAAGATATTTAAATGCACTTGCAGAAGCAGTAAAGGGAGCAGGAGGAATTTTATTACAATTTCCATTTTATGCAGGAATCATGGGAATAATGGTAGGAATGGATGCTGATGGAATGTCACTTGCAAAACTTATGTCTAATTTCTTTGTAAATATTTCTACTGAAAGAACATTCCCAGTATTTTCATTCATCAGTGCTGGAGTAGTAAATTTCTTTGTTCCATCAGGTGGAGGACAATGGGCAGTTCAAGCTCCAATAGTAATGCCAGCAGGACAAGCAATAGGAGTAACAGCAGCAAAATCAGCTATGGCAATAGCTTGGGGAGATGCTTGGACAAATATGATACAACCATTCTGGGCTCTACCAGCATTAGGAATAGCAGGATTGGGAGCTAAGGATATAATGGGTTACTGTTTGATTGTAACAGTAGTATCAGGATTATTTATATGTACAGGTTTCTTATTATTCTAA
- the fomA gene encoding major outer membrane protein FomA: MKKLALVLGSLLVVGSVASAKEVMPAPMPAPEKVVEYVEKPVIVYRDREVTPAWRPNGSVEVELRNWGEVEGHKAKDEYWDGEDYWTQLRTTTKINFTEKQSLKIHTRNKYGLKRANNELAEAERLELTHTYKFGNLGSSKIDTRLETKFRHSGSKKFVEVKPVFDFSEYFFKNDYVKATALELAPFYRYVWGADKEASDKYENIYGLYANAEFDLPWGMTFQAEFDDGIFAYRRINRTDRNIGQDLTAKYGNVELTLTKEFQLYKSAKNDLRLHLEGVYETSYSWSKKDTLSLGYGTIRGNGKGERLGEYTAKFDPAIVYNFKATDYVTLFTRVGAEYKNRSKAADSYSTSNRHGAKHWRWQPYARVGFKAIF; the protein is encoded by the coding sequence ATGAAAAAATTAGCATTAGTATTAGGTTCATTATTAGTAGTTGGATCAGTTGCATCAGCTAAAGAAGTTATGCCAGCACCTATGCCAGCACCTGAAAAAGTAGTAGAATATGTTGAAAAACCAGTTATAGTTTACAGAGACAGAGAAGTTACTCCAGCTTGGAGACCAAATGGATCAGTAGAAGTTGAATTAAGAAACTGGGGAGAAGTTGAAGGACATAAAGCTAAAGACGAATATTGGGATGGAGAAGATTATTGGACACAATTAAGAACTACAACTAAAATTAATTTCACTGAAAAACAATCTTTAAAAATCCATACAAGAAATAAATATGGGTTAAAAAGAGCTAATAATGAATTAGCAGAAGCAGAAAGATTAGAATTAACACATACTTATAAATTTGGAAATTTAGGATCAAGTAAAATAGATACTAGATTAGAAACTAAATTTAGACATTCTGGTTCTAAAAAGTTTGTTGAAGTTAAACCAGTATTTGATTTTTCTGAATACTTCTTCAAGAATGACTATGTAAAAGCTACAGCTTTAGAATTAGCTCCGTTCTATAGATATGTTTGGGGAGCAGACAAAGAAGCTAGTGATAAATATGAAAATATTTATGGATTGTATGCAAATGCAGAATTTGACTTACCATGGGGAATGACTTTCCAAGCTGAGTTTGATGATGGTATATTTGCATATAGAAGAATAAATAGAACTGATAGAAATATTGGTCAAGATTTAACAGCTAAATACGGAAATGTTGAATTAACTTTAACTAAAGAATTTCAATTATATAAATCAGCTAAAAATGATTTAAGATTACATTTAGAAGGTGTTTATGAAACTTCATATTCTTGGTCTAAAAAAGATACATTAAGTCTAGGATATGGTACTATAAGAGGTAATGGTAAAGGTGAAAGACTTGGAGAATATACTGCTAAATTTGATCCAGCTATAGTTTATAACTTTAAAGCTACTGATTATGTTACTTTATTTACAAGAGTTGGAGCAGAATATAAGAATAGATCAAAAGCTGCTGATTCTTATTCTACTTCAAACAGACATGGTGCTAAACACTGGAGATGGCAACCATATGCAAGAGTTGGGTTTAAAGCTATTTTCTAA
- the fomA gene encoding major outer membrane protein FomA, translating into MKKLALVLGSLLVVGSVASAKEVMPAPTPAPEKVVEYVEKPVIVYRDREVTPAWRPNGSVEVELRNWGEVEGHKGKDKYWNGKDYWTQLRTTTKINFTEKQSLKIHTRNNYGLKRANNELADSQRLELVHTYKFGNLGSTKIDARLETKFRHELEKEDGNHGPYGEKFVEIKPVFDFSEYFFKNDYVKATALELAPFYRYVWGAPTEASDRYANIYGLYANAEFDLPWGMTFQAEFDDGIFAYGRENRNSYNVGEDLTAKYGNVELTLTKEFQLYKSAKNDLRLHLEGVYETSYSWSKKDDASVGEFGTVRGNGKRERLGGYKAKFDPAIVYNFKATDYVTLYTRVGAEYQNRSKSVDSYSSTNRHGAKHWRWQPYARVGFKATF; encoded by the coding sequence ATGAAAAAATTAGCATTAGTATTAGGTTCATTATTAGTAGTTGGATCAGTTGCATCAGCTAAGGAAGTTATGCCAGCACCTACTCCAGCTCCTGAAAAAGTAGTAGAATATGTTGAAAAACCAGTTATAGTTTACAGAGACAGAGAAGTTACTCCAGCTTGGAGACCAAATGGATCAGTTGAAGTTGAATTAAGAAACTGGGGAGAAGTTGAAGGACATAAAGGAAAAGATAAATATTGGAATGGTAAAGATTATTGGACACAATTAAGAACTACAACAAAGATTAATTTCACTGAAAAACAATCTTTAAAAATCCATACAAGAAACAATTATGGATTAAAAAGAGCTAATAATGAATTAGCAGATTCACAAAGACTAGAATTAGTTCATACTTATAAATTTGGAAATTTAGGATCAACAAAGATAGATGCTAGATTGGAAACTAAATTTAGACATGAATTAGAAAAAGAAGATGGAAACCATGGACCATATGGTGAAAAATTTGTTGAAATTAAACCAGTATTTGATTTTTCTGAATATTTCTTCAAAAATGATTATGTAAAAGCAACAGCTTTAGAATTAGCTCCATTCTATAGATATGTTTGGGGAGCACCTACTGAAGCTAGTGATAGATATGCAAATATTTATGGATTGTATGCAAATGCAGAATTTGACTTACCATGGGGAATGACTTTCCAAGCTGAGTTTGATGATGGTATATTTGCATATGGTAGAGAAAATAGAAACTCTTATAATGTGGGAGAAGATTTAACAGCTAAATATGGAAATGTTGAATTAACTTTAACTAAAGAATTCCAATTATATAAATCAGCTAAAAATGATTTAAGATTACATTTAGAAGGTGTTTATGAAACTTCATATTCTTGGTCTAAAAAAGATGATGCAAGTGTAGGAGAATTTGGAACTGTAAGAGGTAATGGAAAAAGAGAAAGATTAGGTGGATATAAAGCTAAATTTGATCCAGCTATAGTTTATAACTTTAAAGCTACTGATTATGTTACTCTTTATACAAGAGTTGGAGCAGAATATCAAAATAGATCAAAAAGTGTTGATTCTTATTCTAGTACAAACAGACATGGTGCAAAACACTGGAGATGGCAACCATATGCAAGAGTTGGATTTAAAGCTACTTTCTAA
- a CDS encoding Na+/H+ antiporter NhaC family protein, with the protein MKAFLKLSPVIVLAALMMKGFDALLAAPIATIYASFIAMFLTKQKFNGIVNHAIDNVKEIQVALFILMAAYAMAEAFMSTGVGASLILIALKVGITAKTVAVIGAIVTSILSIATGTSWGTFAACAPIFLWLNHIVGGNILLTTAAIAGGACFGDNIGLISDTTIVSSGIQKVEVVRRIRHQGVWSALVLLSGIIVFAIVGFTMDLPSTVGDPAEAINSIPADVWTALAEKRESAVKLLEQVRSGVPLYMAIPLVIVLVLAFMGTQTFICLFAGLFFAYIFGMMAGTVTSTMDYLDMMMGGFASAGGWVIVMMMWVAAFGGIMKSMNAFEPISKLLSRISGSVRQLMFYNGLLCVFGNATLADEMAQIVTIGPIIKEMVEDNVEGSEEDLYTLRLRNATFSDAMGVFGSQLIPWHVYIAFYMGIATIVYPLHEFVAIDIIRYNFIAMIAVASILILTLTGLDRFIPLFKLPSEPAVKLKK; encoded by the coding sequence ATGAAAGCATTTTTAAAGTTAAGTCCAGTAATTGTATTGGCAGCACTTATGATGAAGGGTTTTGATGCACTGCTTGCTGCACCAATTGCAACAATTTATGCTTCTTTTATTGCAATGTTCTTAACAAAACAAAAATTTAATGGTATTGTTAATCATGCAATAGATAATGTAAAAGAAATTCAAGTTGCATTGTTTATCTTAATGGCAGCTTATGCAATGGCAGAAGCATTTATGTCAACAGGTGTTGGAGCTTCTCTTATCCTAATTGCATTGAAAGTAGGAATTACTGCTAAAACTGTTGCAGTTATAGGAGCTATCGTTACATCAATATTATCAATAGCAACTGGAACAAGTTGGGGAACATTTGCAGCCTGTGCACCTATTTTCTTGTGGTTAAATCATATAGTTGGTGGAAATATTTTATTAACAACAGCAGCTATTGCAGGAGGAGCATGTTTTGGAGATAATATAGGACTTATTTCAGATACTACAATAGTAAGTTCTGGTATCCAAAAAGTTGAAGTTGTAAGAAGAATTAGACACCAAGGTGTATGGTCAGCATTAGTTTTATTATCAGGAATAATAGTATTTGCTATTGTTGGATTTACAATGGATTTACCTTCAACAGTTGGAGATCCTGCTGAAGCTATTAACAGTATTCCAGCTGATGTTTGGACAGCACTTGCTGAAAAAAGAGAATCAGCAGTAAAATTATTGGAACAAGTTAGAAGTGGAGTTCCTTTATATATGGCTATACCATTAGTAATAGTTTTAGTTTTAGCTTTTATGGGAACACAAACATTTATTTGTCTATTTGCTGGATTATTCTTTGCTTATATCTTTGGAATGATGGCAGGAACAGTTACAAGTACAATGGACTACTTAGATATGATGATGGGTGGTTTTGCTTCTGCTGGAGGCTGGGTTATAGTTATGATGATGTGGGTTGCAGCTTTTGGTGGAATAATGAAAAGTATGAATGCCTTTGAACCTATATCAAAATTATTATCTAGAATTTCAGGAAGTGTAAGACAATTAATGTTCTACAATGGACTTTTATGTGTATTTGGAAATGCAACTCTTGCAGATGAAATGGCTCAAATAGTTACAATAGGACCTATCATTAAAGAAATGGTTGAGGATAATGTTGAAGGTTCAGAAGAAGATTTATACACATTGAGATTAAGAAATGCAACATTTAGTGATGCTATGGGTGTATTTGGTTCTCAACTTATACCTTGGCATGTATATATAGCTTTCTATATGGGAATTGCTACAATAGTTTATCCTTTACATGAATTTGTGGCAATAGATATTATAAGATATAATTTTATAGCTATGATAGCAGTAGCTAGTATATTAATTTTAACTTTAACTGGTTTAGATAGATTTATACCATTATTTAAATTACCATCAGAACCAGCTGTAAAATTAAAAAAATAA
- a CDS encoding LysE/ArgO family amino acid transporter, producing the protein MEKYLQGFLMGLAYVAPIGVQNLFVVNSAITQKRSKALLIALIVIFFDVTLAFACFFGIGLLIDKLEWLKLIILLVGSLVIIYIGQGLLRSKSELKKNDDMDIPLFKAITSACVVTWFNPQAIIDGTMMLGAFRATLSSEAGIHFILGVTSASFCWFMGLSIFISLFSHKFNNKVLRVINIVCGIVIIFYGLKLLLNFYKMFIHYIY; encoded by the coding sequence ATGGAGAAATATTTACAAGGTTTTTTAATGGGACTTGCTTATGTTGCTCCAATAGGAGTACAAAATTTATTTGTAGTAAACTCTGCAATTACCCAAAAAAGAAGTAAGGCATTATTAATTGCTTTAATTGTAATATTTTTTGATGTGACACTGGCATTTGCCTGTTTCTTTGGAATAGGGCTTTTAATAGATAAATTAGAGTGGCTTAAATTAATTATTCTACTTGTTGGAAGTTTAGTTATAATCTATATAGGTCAAGGACTTTTAAGAAGTAAAAGTGAATTAAAAAAGAATGATGATATGGATATACCACTATTTAAAGCAATAACATCTGCCTGTGTTGTAACATGGTTTAATCCACAAGCTATTATTGATGGAACTATGATGCTTGGAGCATTTAGAGCAACTCTTTCAAGTGAAGCAGGAATACATTTTATACTTGGAGTAACATCAGCATCTTTTTGTTGGTTTATGGGTTTAAGCATTTTTATATCATTATTTAGTCATAAATTTAATAACAAGGTGTTAAGAGTAATCAATATAGTATGTGGTATAGTAATAATCTTTTATGGTTTAAAGTTATTATTAAATTTTTATAAGATGTTCATTCATTATATATATTGA
- the kamE gene encoding lysine 5,6-aminomutase subunit beta has protein sequence MSSGLYSTEKRDFDTTLDLTKVKPYGDTMNDGKVQMSFTLPVACNEKGIEAALQLARKMGFVNPAVAFSEALDKEFSFYVVYGATSFSVDYTAIKVQALEIDTMDMHECEKYIEENFDREVVMVGASTGTDAHTVGIDAIMNMKGYAGHYGLERYKGVRAYNLGSQVPNEEFIKKAIELKADALLVSQTVTQKDVHIENLTNLVELLEAEGLRDKIILIAGGARITNDLAKELGYDAGFGPGKYADDVATFILKEMVERGMNK, from the coding sequence ATGAGTTCAGGATTATATTCAACAGAAAAAAGAGATTTTGATACAACACTTGATTTGACAAAAGTTAAGCCTTATGGAGATACAATGAATGATGGTAAAGTTCAAATGAGTTTTACCTTACCAGTTGCTTGTAATGAAAAAGGAATAGAAGCAGCATTGCAACTTGCTAGAAAGATGGGATTTGTAAATCCAGCAGTAGCTTTTTCAGAAGCACTTGATAAAGAATTTTCATTCTATGTAGTATATGGTGCAACTTCTTTTAGTGTAGATTATACTGCTATAAAAGTTCAAGCCTTAGAAATAGATACTATGGATATGCATGAATGTGAAAAGTATATAGAAGAAAATTTTGACAGAGAAGTTGTAATGGTTGGAGCAAGTACAGGAACAGATGCTCATACAGTTGGAATTGATGCCATTATGAATATGAAAGGTTATGCAGGACACTATGGACTTGAAAGATATAAAGGAGTAAGAGCATATAACCTTGGAAGCCAAGTTCCTAATGAAGAATTTATTAAAAAAGCAATAGAATTAAAGGCAGATGCATTATTGGTATCTCAAACTGTAACACAAAAAGATGTGCATATAGAAAATTTAACTAACTTAGTTGAATTGTTGGAAGCAGAAGGTCTAAGAGATAAAATAATTTTAATTGCTGGTGGAGCAAGAATAACTAATGATTTAGCAAAAGAATTAGGTTATGATGCAGGATTTGGACCAGGAAAATATGCAGATGATGTTGCAACATTTATCTTAAAAGAAATGGTTGAAAGAGGTATGAATAAATAA